A single region of the Ancylobacter novellus DSM 506 genome encodes:
- a CDS encoding CmpA/NrtA family ABC transporter substrate-binding protein — MTDTPSRRSKSRSDSRLSRRSFLKVSAATLGTASLVEALRFSFPGGVPSAYAAGPETTKAVLGYIALMDASPLVIAKEKGLFAKHGVPDVEVVKQASWGATRDNLVLGGAANGIDGAHILSPMPYLISTGKVTQNNVPTPMYILARLNLDAQAISVSNEYKDLKVTTDASALKAAFAAKKAAGKEVKVAMTFPGGTHDLWLRYWLAAAGIDPDKDVSTIVVPPPQMVANMKVGNMDAFCVGEPWNEQLVNQGIGYTACTTGEIWKHHPEKALGMRADFVEKNPNATRAILMAVMEAQQWCDQPANKEEMSTIVGKRQWFNVPVADILGRAKGDINYGNGRVVKGSDQYMKFWQDQASYPFKSHDAWFVTEDMRWGKFEPTTDVKALVDKVNREDLWRDAAKALGVAAADVPSSTSRGKETFFDGKVFDPGDPSAYLASLEIKRVA, encoded by the coding sequence ATGACCGATACGCCGTCCCGCCGCAGTAAGTCCCGTAGCGATTCCCGCCTGTCCCGCCGCTCCTTCCTCAAGGTGTCGGCCGCCACGCTCGGCACGGCCAGCCTCGTCGAGGCGCTGCGCTTTTCCTTCCCCGGCGGCGTGCCCTCCGCCTACGCCGCGGGGCCCGAGACCACCAAGGCCGTGCTCGGCTACATCGCGCTGATGGATGCGAGCCCGCTCGTCATCGCCAAGGAGAAGGGCCTGTTCGCCAAGCACGGCGTACCCGACGTCGAGGTGGTGAAGCAGGCCTCCTGGGGCGCCACCCGCGACAATCTCGTGCTCGGCGGCGCCGCCAACGGCATCGACGGCGCCCACATCCTCTCGCCGATGCCCTACCTCATCTCCACCGGCAAGGTGACGCAGAACAACGTGCCGACGCCGATGTACATCCTCGCGCGGCTCAATCTCGACGCGCAGGCGATCTCCGTCTCCAACGAATACAAGGACCTCAAGGTCACCACCGACGCCTCGGCGCTGAAGGCCGCCTTCGCCGCCAAGAAGGCGGCGGGCAAGGAAGTGAAGGTCGCCATGACCTTCCCGGGTGGCACGCACGACCTCTGGCTGCGCTACTGGCTCGCCGCCGCCGGCATCGACCCGGACAAGGACGTCTCCACCATCGTGGTGCCGCCGCCGCAGATGGTGGCGAACATGAAGGTCGGCAACATGGACGCCTTCTGTGTCGGCGAGCCGTGGAACGAGCAGCTCGTCAACCAGGGCATCGGCTACACCGCCTGCACCACCGGCGAGATCTGGAAGCACCATCCGGAGAAGGCGCTCGGCATGCGCGCCGACTTCGTCGAGAAGAACCCGAACGCCACCCGCGCCATCCTGATGGCGGTGATGGAAGCCCAGCAATGGTGCGACCAGCCGGCCAACAAGGAGGAGATGTCGACCATCGTCGGCAAGCGGCAATGGTTCAACGTGCCGGTCGCCGACATCCTCGGCCGGGCGAAGGGCGACATCAACTACGGCAATGGCCGGGTGGTGAAGGGCTCCGACCAGTACATGAAGTTCTGGCAGGACCAGGCTTCCTATCCCTTCAAGAGCCATGACGCCTGGTTCGTCACCGAGGACATGCGCTGGGGCAAGTTCGAGCCCACGACCGACGTCAAGGCGCTGGTCGACAAGGTGAACCGCGAGGACCTCTGGCGCGACGCCGCCAAGGCGCTGGGCGTGGCGGCGGCGGACGTCCCGTCCTCCACCTCGCGCGGCAAGGAGACCTTCTTCGACGGCAAGGTCTTCGATCCGGGCGATCCCTCCGCCTACCTCGCCAGCCTCGAGATCAAGCGGGTCGCCTGA
- the ntrB gene encoding nitrate ABC transporter permease: MSLTALKSETTVPPKPAAGGKSGAKVVRLVFPARPAAAPGRFATLGHSLAVTLVPPLVVLMLLLGLWELLCAGPGATLPPPSSIWQDSYDLIVDPFFVNGPQDIGLGWRVLVSLQRVAIGFGLAAGVGILLGVLIGQSVWAMRGLDPIFQVLRTVPPLAWLPIALAAFRDSNPSAIFVIFITAIWPVIINTAVGVRNIPQDYRNVAQVLRLNPFEFFAKIMLPAAAPYIFTGLRIGVGLSWLAIVAAEMLTGGVGIGFFIWDAWNSSRLSDIIVALVYIGVVGFVLDRLVAGIGAFVTRGTAA; this comes from the coding sequence ATGTCCCTCACCGCCCTGAAGAGCGAGACGACCGTGCCGCCGAAGCCCGCCGCCGGCGGCAAGAGTGGCGCCAAGGTCGTCCGCCTCGTCTTCCCGGCCCGCCCGGCCGCCGCGCCGGGGCGTTTCGCGACCCTCGGTCATTCGCTCGCCGTCACCCTGGTGCCGCCGCTCGTCGTGCTGATGCTGCTGCTCGGGCTGTGGGAGCTGCTCTGCGCCGGGCCCGGCGCCACCCTGCCGCCACCTTCATCGATCTGGCAGGACTCTTACGACCTCATCGTCGACCCGTTCTTCGTCAACGGGCCGCAGGATATCGGCCTTGGCTGGCGCGTGCTGGTGTCGCTGCAGCGCGTCGCCATCGGCTTCGGCCTCGCGGCTGGCGTTGGCATCCTGCTCGGCGTGCTGATCGGCCAGTCGGTCTGGGCGATGCGCGGGCTCGACCCGATCTTCCAGGTGCTGCGCACCGTGCCGCCGCTCGCCTGGCTGCCGATCGCGCTCGCCGCCTTCCGCGACAGCAACCCCTCGGCGATCTTCGTGATCTTCATCACCGCCATCTGGCCGGTGATCATCAACACCGCGGTCGGCGTGCGCAACATCCCGCAGGACTACCGCAACGTCGCGCAGGTGCTGCGGCTGAACCCGTTCGAGTTCTTCGCCAAGATCATGCTGCCGGCGGCGGCGCCGTACATCTTCACCGGCCTTCGGATAGGCGTCGGCCTGTCCTGGCTCGCCATCGTCGCCGCCGAGATGCTCACCGGCGGCGTCGGCATCGGCTTCTTCATCTGGGACGCGTGGAACTCCTCGCGCCTGTCCGACATCATCGTGGCGCTGGTCTATATCGGCGTGGTCGGCTTCGTGCTCGACCGCCTCGTCGCCGGCATCGGCGCCTTCGTCACCCGCGGCACCGCCGCCTGA
- a CDS encoding ABC transporter ATP-binding protein — MTAYLKLDHIDKVFARGGNVTEVLKEVSLDVTRGEYISIIGHSGCGKSTLLNIVAGLTPATTGGVILEGRQVDGPGPDRAVVFQNHSLLPWLSVYDNVRLAVDKVFSGVKNRAERHDWTLHNLELVQMVHAKDKRPAEISGGMKQRVGIARALAMEPKVLLLDEPFGALDALTRAHLQDSVMQIHAAIGNTVLMITHDVDEAVLLSDRIVMMTNGPSARIGEVLDVELPRPRRRLDLVTDPTYLACREAVLKFLYERHRFVEAA, encoded by the coding sequence ATGACCGCCTATCTCAAGCTAGACCACATCGACAAGGTCTTCGCCCGCGGCGGCAATGTCACCGAGGTGCTGAAGGAAGTCTCGCTCGACGTCACCAGGGGCGAGTACATCTCCATCATCGGCCATTCCGGCTGCGGCAAGTCCACCCTGCTCAACATCGTCGCCGGCCTCACCCCGGCGACCACGGGTGGCGTCATCCTCGAAGGCCGGCAGGTCGACGGCCCCGGCCCCGACCGTGCCGTCGTGTTCCAGAACCACTCGCTGCTGCCCTGGCTGTCGGTCTACGACAATGTCCGCCTCGCCGTGGACAAGGTGTTCTCCGGCGTGAAGAACCGCGCCGAGCGGCACGACTGGACCCTGCACAATCTCGAACTGGTGCAGATGGTCCACGCGAAGGACAAGCGCCCCGCCGAGATTTCCGGCGGCATGAAGCAGCGCGTCGGCATCGCCCGCGCGCTCGCCATGGAGCCCAAGGTTCTTCTTCTGGACGAACCCTTCGGCGCGCTCGACGCGCTCACCCGCGCTCATCTGCAGGATTCGGTCATGCAGATCCACGCCGCCATCGGCAACACCGTGCTGATGATCACCCACGATGTCGACGAGGCGGTGCTGCTCTCCGACCGCATCGTGATGATGACCAACGGCCCCTCGGCGCGCATCGGCGAGGTGCTCGACGTCGAGCTGCCGCGCCCGCGCCGCCGACTCGATCTGGTGACCGACCCCACCTACCTCGCCTGCCGCGAGGCGGTGCTGAAGTTCCTCTACGAGCGCCACCGCTTCGTCGAAGCCGCCTGA
- a CDS encoding globin family protein codes for MTPERIALVRESFAKVRPIADDAAALFYGRLFQIAPEVRPLFPADLTEQGRKLMTTLAVVVNSLDDLPALLPVVQRLGARHAGYGVTGEHFAPVGAALLWTLEKGLGEGFTPEVRMAWTEAYHVLATVMIDALKSAAPPVQESPFGRIVGVQP; via the coding sequence ATGACGCCCGAGCGCATCGCTCTCGTCCGCGAGAGCTTCGCCAAGGTCCGCCCCATCGCCGATGATGCCGCCGCCCTCTTCTACGGCCGCCTGTTCCAGATCGCGCCGGAGGTTCGTCCGCTGTTTCCGGCCGACCTCACCGAGCAGGGCCGCAAGCTGATGACCACACTGGCGGTGGTCGTGAATAGCCTGGACGACCTGCCGGCACTGCTGCCGGTGGTGCAGCGGCTCGGCGCCCGCCATGCCGGCTACGGCGTGACCGGCGAGCACTTCGCGCCGGTCGGCGCGGCGCTGCTGTGGACGCTGGAGAAGGGGCTGGGCGAGGGCTTCACGCCCGAGGTCCGCATGGCCTGGACCGAGGCCTATCACGTCCTCGCTACGGTGATGATCGATGCCCTCAAGTCGGCGGCGCCGCCGGTGCAGGAATCGCCCTTCGGCCGCATCGTCGGGGTGCAGCCATGA
- a CDS encoding NAD(P)/FAD-dependent oxidoreductase: MNPAIRLPRERLLIIGNGMAAAKLCEELDSAAHGRFDVTVVGAEPHLAYNRVLLSCLLAGEIGAPDIELHSAAWWRAKGVTVRTGCPVAAIDIEARHAVLADGTVLGWDKLVFATGSQAIRLPVPGMELPGVMTFRDRADVEAILASASPGRRAVVIGGGLLGLEAATGLAGAGIETAVIHLADRLMERQLDARAAGLLKRAVEARGIAVHLNASTQCIEGTDRVEALRLADGRCLPADLVIVACGVRANAELARAAGIACQRGVLVDDGLATDMPGVYALGECAEHRGQVYGLVEPAYEQARVLAARLAGGSARYEGSVTATNLKVSGVKVFSAGDFMGGADTQDIVLFDARAEHYRRLVLRPDAAGTRLVGAVLFGDTADGLYYLDLIRSGRDISAERADIAFGRPDLPLPNLAREAA; this comes from the coding sequence ATGAACCCCGCCATCCGTCTCCCGCGCGAGCGCCTGCTGATCATCGGCAACGGCATGGCGGCGGCGAAGCTCTGCGAGGAGCTCGACAGCGCCGCCCACGGCCGCTTCGACGTCACTGTCGTCGGCGCCGAGCCGCACCTCGCCTATAATCGCGTGCTGCTCTCCTGCCTGCTCGCCGGCGAGATCGGCGCACCGGACATCGAACTGCACTCCGCCGCCTGGTGGCGCGCCAAGGGCGTCACCGTCCGCACCGGCTGCCCGGTCGCCGCCATCGACATCGAGGCGCGCCACGCCGTGCTCGCCGACGGCACGGTGCTCGGCTGGGACAAGCTGGTGTTCGCCACCGGTTCGCAGGCGATCCGCCTGCCGGTGCCCGGCATGGAGCTTCCCGGCGTCATGACCTTCCGCGACCGGGCCGATGTCGAGGCCATCCTCGCCTCGGCCAGCCCCGGCCGCCGGGCGGTGGTGATCGGCGGCGGGCTGCTGGGCCTGGAAGCCGCGACCGGCCTCGCAGGCGCCGGCATCGAGACCGCGGTGATCCATCTCGCCGACCGGCTGATGGAGCGCCAGCTCGATGCCCGCGCCGCCGGCCTGCTGAAGCGCGCAGTGGAGGCACGCGGCATCGCCGTGCATCTCAACGCCTCGACGCAATGCATCGAGGGCACCGATCGTGTGGAGGCATTGCGCCTCGCCGATGGCCGTTGCCTGCCGGCGGACCTCGTCATCGTCGCCTGCGGCGTGCGGGCGAATGCTGAACTCGCCCGCGCCGCCGGCATCGCCTGCCAGCGCGGCGTGCTGGTCGATGACGGGCTCGCCACCGATATGCCCGGCGTCTACGCGCTCGGCGAATGCGCGGAGCATCGCGGGCAGGTCTATGGCCTCGTCGAGCCGGCCTATGAGCAGGCGCGGGTGCTGGCGGCGCGGCTCGCCGGCGGCTCGGCCCGCTACGAGGGCAGCGTCACCGCCACCAACCTCAAGGTCTCCGGTGTGAAGGTGTTCTCCGCCGGCGACTTCATGGGCGGCGCGGACACGCAGGACATCGTGCTGTTCGATGCCCGCGCCGAGCATTACCGCCGGCTGGTGCTGCGCCCGGACGCCGCCGGCACAAGGCTCGTCGGCGCGGTGCTGTTCGGCGACACGGCGGACGGCCTCTATTACCTCGACCTGATCCGTTCGGGACGCGACATCTCCGCTGAGCGCGCCGACATCGCCTTTGGCCGTCCCGACCTTCCCCTTCCGAACCTTGCCAGGGAGGCCGCGTGA
- a CDS encoding NirA family protein, with translation MGSDFSPEQKRYLEGFVAGIAATRASGGITGSAANAASAPVVAAEPTGPDAAAHRAMARFEAEGRKLVNEEKIKREELGLDSYARMKQHARDGAFPKGGDVFRWKFHGLFYVAPTQDSYMCRLRIPNGILKHWQFEGVADLAEHHAGGYSHITTRANLQIREIPVTEGPAVLEGLVGLGLTSRGAGADNIRNVTGSPAAGIDPQELIDTRPYALEWHHHILADRSLYGLPRKFNVAFDGGGRIGALEETNDIGFQAVEVADGFGVAPGVWFRVVLGGITGHLDLARDTGVIVRPEEATAVADAMVRVFIDHGDRTDRKKARLKYLLDAWGFEKFLAAAEEKLGAKLTRVPAEAVAPRPEPDRLAHVGVHKQTQEGLNWVGVVLPVGKMSVEQMRGLARIARDLGDGELRLTVWQNLILSGVADANVALVEAALEALGLTSRATAIRAGLVACTGAAGCKFGNADTKATAEAIARHCEGRVAVDLPVNIHVTGCHHSCAQHYIGDIGLVGARVPLNEEGDTVAGYHVVVGGGFGPDAAIGRELWRDVREEEAPVRVEALLRAWLANRMDDAETLARFTRRHEPEALRSLVDMAAEISA, from the coding sequence ATGGGCTCCGATTTCTCTCCCGAGCAGAAGCGCTATCTTGAAGGCTTCGTCGCCGGCATCGCCGCCACCCGCGCTTCCGGCGGCATCACCGGAAGCGCCGCGAACGCCGCGTCGGCGCCGGTCGTCGCTGCCGAGCCGACCGGCCCCGACGCCGCCGCGCACCGGGCCATGGCCCGCTTCGAGGCCGAGGGCCGCAAGCTGGTCAATGAGGAGAAGATCAAGCGCGAGGAGCTCGGCCTCGATTCCTATGCGCGCATGAAGCAGCATGCCCGCGACGGCGCCTTCCCAAAGGGCGGCGACGTCTTCCGCTGGAAGTTCCACGGCCTGTTCTACGTCGCCCCGACGCAGGACAGCTATATGTGCCGGCTGCGCATCCCGAACGGCATTCTGAAGCACTGGCAGTTCGAGGGCGTCGCCGACCTCGCCGAACACCATGCCGGCGGCTACAGCCACATCACCACCCGCGCCAATCTGCAGATTCGCGAGATCCCGGTCACCGAAGGCCCGGCCGTGCTGGAAGGGCTGGTCGGGCTCGGCCTCACCTCGCGCGGCGCCGGGGCGGACAATATCCGCAACGTTACCGGCTCGCCGGCCGCCGGCATCGATCCGCAGGAGCTGATCGACACGCGGCCCTATGCGCTGGAATGGCATCACCACATCCTCGCCGACCGTTCGCTCTACGGCCTGCCGCGCAAGTTCAACGTCGCCTTCGATGGTGGCGGGCGCATCGGAGCGCTGGAGGAGACCAACGATATCGGCTTCCAGGCAGTGGAAGTGGCGGACGGCTTCGGTGTGGCGCCCGGCGTGTGGTTTCGCGTCGTGCTGGGCGGCATCACCGGCCATCTCGACCTCGCCCGCGACACCGGCGTGATCGTGCGCCCGGAAGAGGCGACCGCCGTCGCCGACGCCATGGTACGGGTGTTCATCGACCATGGCGACCGCACCGACCGCAAGAAGGCGCGGCTGAAGTACCTGCTCGATGCCTGGGGCTTCGAGAAGTTCCTCGCCGCCGCCGAGGAGAAGCTCGGGGCCAAGCTCACGCGCGTGCCAGCCGAGGCGGTGGCGCCGCGTCCCGAGCCCGACCGCCTCGCCCATGTCGGCGTGCACAAGCAGACGCAGGAGGGGCTGAACTGGGTCGGCGTCGTGCTGCCGGTCGGCAAGATGAGCGTCGAGCAGATGCGCGGACTCGCCCGCATCGCCCGCGACCTCGGCGATGGCGAGCTGCGCCTCACCGTCTGGCAGAATCTGATCCTCTCCGGCGTTGCCGACGCCAATGTCGCGCTGGTCGAGGCGGCGCTGGAGGCGCTCGGCCTCACCTCCCGCGCTACCGCCATCCGCGCCGGCCTCGTCGCCTGCACCGGCGCGGCCGGCTGCAAGTTCGGCAATGCCGACACCAAGGCCACCGCCGAGGCCATCGCCCGCCATTGCGAGGGCCGGGTCGCGGTCGATCTGCCGGTGAACATCCATGTCACCGGCTGCCACCATTCCTGCGCGCAGCATTACATCGGCGACATCGGCCTCGTCGGCGCGCGCGTGCCGCTGAACGAGGAGGGCGACACCGTCGCCGGCTATCATGTCGTGGTCGGCGGCGGCTTCGGGCCGGATGCCGCCATCGGCCGTGAGCTTTGGCGCGACGTGCGCGAGGAGGAGGCCCCAGTTCGGGTCGAGGCGCTGCTGCGCGCCTGGCTCGCCAACCGCATGGACGACGCCGAGACGCTCGCCCGCTTCACCCGTCGTCATGAGCCCGAGGCTCTACGCTCCCTTGTCGATATGGCAGCGGAGATTTCGGCATGA
- a CDS encoding sulfite reductase subunit alpha has product MNAPMLQPMPAVSYLPETAPFSEEQRAWLNGFFAAVLAPPTGTPVALDAPAAPAIEDDGAPWHDPAMPLDERMKLAEGRPLPRRLMAAMAQQDCGQCGYVCESYAAALAAGTEAKLNLCAPGGKETARMLKALAAELDGAPAAVPATSAPAAPVGAPGTSRDNPALVTLVSRHRLNKGASEKETWHVEFDLAAAGLDYTVGDSFGIFPENDPALVAAVLAAIGADGSEEIEGRTVADILARDVSLGGAPDGLFQLLTYLTGGEARRRARALAAGEDPDGDAAGLDVLAALEKFGRPAIAAEVLVEALEPLQPRLYSISSSPKATPGRLSLTVDTVRYKLGSRTRLGVGSTFLSGRLEPGTPMRAYVQKAHGFALPADPATPVIMVGPGTGVAPFRAFLWERMASGAKGRNWLFFGHQRSDCDFFYEDELSGMRAGGHLARLTLAWSRDGSEKVYVQDRMREVGADLFAWLEEGAHFYICGDAKRMAKDVERALVEVVAAHGGRTTDDALAYVAGLKKAGRYQADVY; this is encoded by the coding sequence ATGAATGCACCCATGTTGCAGCCGATGCCGGCCGTTTCCTACCTGCCGGAAACCGCGCCCTTCAGCGAGGAACAGCGCGCCTGGCTGAACGGCTTCTTCGCCGCCGTCCTCGCCCCGCCGACCGGCACGCCGGTGGCGCTCGACGCACCCGCCGCGCCGGCCATCGAGGACGACGGCGCGCCCTGGCACGATCCCGCCATGCCCCTGGACGAGCGCATGAAGCTGGCCGAGGGCCGCCCGCTGCCGCGGCGTCTTATGGCCGCCATGGCGCAGCAGGATTGCGGCCAGTGCGGCTATGTCTGCGAGAGCTACGCCGCCGCGCTCGCCGCCGGCACCGAGGCCAAGCTCAATCTCTGCGCCCCCGGCGGCAAGGAGACGGCGCGCATGCTGAAGGCGCTCGCCGCCGAGCTGGATGGCGCGCCCGCCGCCGTGCCGGCGACGTCGGCACCTGCTGCCCCTGTGGGTGCCCCCGGCACCTCGCGCGACAACCCGGCCCTCGTCACCCTCGTCTCCCGCCATCGGCTCAACAAGGGCGCCTCGGAGAAGGAGACGTGGCACGTCGAGTTCGATCTCGCCGCCGCCGGGCTCGACTACACGGTGGGCGACAGCTTCGGCATCTTCCCGGAGAACGATCCGGCCCTCGTCGCCGCCGTGCTGGCCGCGATCGGCGCCGACGGGAGCGAGGAGATTGAGGGCCGCACCGTCGCGGACATCCTCGCCCGCGATGTCTCGCTCGGCGGCGCGCCGGACGGGCTGTTCCAGCTCCTCACCTACCTGACCGGCGGCGAGGCGCGGCGGCGCGCCCGAGCGCTGGCGGCCGGCGAGGACCCGGACGGCGACGCGGCCGGCCTCGACGTGCTCGCCGCGCTGGAAAAGTTCGGCCGGCCCGCCATCGCCGCCGAGGTGCTGGTCGAGGCGCTGGAGCCGCTGCAGCCGCGCCTCTATTCCATTTCGTCGAGCCCGAAGGCGACGCCCGGCCGGCTGTCGCTGACCGTCGACACGGTACGTTACAAGCTCGGCAGCCGCACCCGGCTCGGCGTCGGCTCGACCTTCCTGTCCGGCCGGCTGGAGCCGGGCACGCCGATGCGCGCCTATGTGCAGAAGGCGCACGGCTTCGCCCTGCCGGCCGATCCCGCGACGCCCGTCATCATGGTTGGGCCGGGCACCGGCGTCGCGCCGTTCCGCGCCTTCCTGTGGGAGCGGATGGCGAGCGGCGCCAAGGGCCGCAACTGGCTGTTCTTCGGCCATCAACGCAGCGACTGCGACTTCTTCTACGAGGACGAGCTTTCCGGCATGCGTGCCGGCGGCCACCTCGCGCGCCTGACGCTCGCCTGGTCGCGCGACGGCTCCGAGAAGGTCTATGTGCAGGACCGCATGCGCGAGGTCGGCGCCGACCTGTTCGCCTGGCTGGAGGAGGGCGCGCATTTCTACATCTGCGGCGACGCCAAGCGCATGGCCAAGGATGTCGAGCGGGCGCTGGTCGAGGTGGTCGCCGCCCATGGCGGCAGAACCACCGACGACGCCCTCGCCTATGTCGCCGGACTGAAGAAGGCCGGCCGCTATCAGGCGGACGTCTACTGA
- a CDS encoding nitrate reductase, with the protein MNAPVPPPLGEVVAAASSGRPAVRTTCPYCGVGCGVLATLDGQGGALIAGDPEHPANFGRLCSKGSALGETLGLETRLLHPMAREGDGPLLRIGWGTALDRIASAFRDTIDRHGPDSVALYLSGQLLTEDYYAANKLAKGFLGTANVDTNSRLCMASSVAGHRRAFGSDTVPGCYEDLDEADLVVLVGSNAAWCHPVLFRRIEAARARRGTRVVVIDPRRTATGDEADLFLPVRAGMDSIVFSGLLVRLAEHGALDDAYIAAHTSGFEATLAAARELAPDVATAARAAGVEAEALEEFYRLFERTERVVTCYSQGVNQSAQGTDKVNAIINCHLATGRIGRPGMGPFSLTGQPNAMGGREVGGLANQLAAHMDFSPGSVDRVGRFWQAPHMATREGLKAVALFDAIAAGKVKALWVMGTNPAVSLPRADGVREALRGLDFLAVSDNVAANDTLGCRPHLVLPALAWGEKDGTVTNSERRISRQRAFLSPPGEAKADWWAIAQVGKRLGHAAAFKWRSAAEVFREHAALSAFENGGTRDFDLSGLAGLDDAAFDALAPVQWPVRGAGESKRFFAEGGFYTSDRKACFVPPRRPELARATSEAYPFLLNTGRIRDQWHTMTRSGLSPRLGAHLPVPFAEINAEDAARLGITDGAMVRVASAHGALAVEARLAAGQPRGTVFVPIHWSEATSSCGRLGALVAGDTDPASGQPEAKATPVTLVPVEMPFRGFVLSRQAMTPPPAQWWARATLDGAIAYILADDRPPQDWLHAWLGDETGAVRLDDAGAGRYRFADFDEAGRIRLVAFVERSDRRLDWSGALSWFADEERDIARRGQVLSGRAESGGACGPVICACHGVAQDSIEAFIAGNPAAGLAGIGAALKAGTNCGSCIPELRRLLARTEPALG; encoded by the coding sequence ATGAACGCGCCGGTGCCCCCGCCGCTCGGCGAAGTGGTCGCCGCTGCATCGTCCGGCAGGCCGGCGGTGCGCACGACCTGCCCCTATTGCGGCGTCGGCTGCGGCGTGCTGGCGACGCTGGACGGGCAGGGCGGGGCGCTGATCGCCGGCGACCCCGAGCATCCCGCCAATTTCGGCCGGCTGTGCTCCAAGGGCTCGGCGCTCGGCGAGACGCTGGGGCTGGAGACGCGGCTGCTCCATCCCATGGCACGCGAGGGCGACGGCCCGCTGCTGCGCATCGGCTGGGGGACGGCGCTCGACCGCATCGCGAGCGCCTTCCGCGACACCATCGACCGGCACGGGCCGGATTCCGTCGCGCTCTATCTCTCCGGCCAGTTGCTGACCGAGGATTATTACGCCGCCAACAAGCTGGCCAAGGGTTTCCTCGGCACGGCGAATGTCGACACCAATTCGCGCCTGTGCATGGCTTCCTCGGTCGCCGGCCATCGCCGCGCCTTCGGCTCGGACACGGTGCCGGGCTGCTATGAGGACCTCGACGAGGCCGACCTCGTGGTGCTGGTCGGCTCGAATGCCGCCTGGTGCCACCCGGTGCTGTTCCGCCGCATCGAGGCGGCCCGGGCGCGGCGCGGCACGCGCGTCGTCGTCATCGACCCGCGCCGCACCGCCACCGGCGACGAGGCCGACCTGTTCCTCCCCGTTCGCGCAGGCATGGATTCGATCGTCTTCTCCGGCCTGCTGGTCCGGCTGGCAGAGCACGGCGCGCTGGACGACGCCTATATCGCCGCCCACACGAGCGGCTTCGAGGCGACGCTGGCCGCCGCGCGCGAGCTGGCGCCGGATGTCGCCACGGCGGCACGGGCGGCAGGCGTGGAGGCCGAGGCGCTGGAGGAATTCTACCGCCTGTTCGAGCGGACGGAGCGCGTCGTCACCTGCTATTCGCAGGGCGTGAACCAGTCGGCGCAGGGCACCGACAAGGTCAACGCCATCATCAATTGCCATCTCGCCACCGGCCGCATCGGCCGGCCCGGCATGGGGCCGTTCTCGCTCACCGGCCAGCCCAACGCCATGGGCGGGCGCGAGGTCGGCGGCCTCGCCAACCAGCTCGCCGCGCATATGGATTTCTCGCCCGGGAGCGTCGACCGGGTGGGCCGCTTCTGGCAGGCGCCGCATATGGCGACACGCGAGGGGCTTAAGGCCGTCGCGCTGTTCGATGCCATCGCCGCCGGCAAGGTGAAGGCGCTGTGGGTGATGGGCACCAACCCGGCGGTCAGCCTGCCGCGCGCCGACGGCGTGCGCGAGGCACTGCGCGGGCTCGACTTCCTCGCCGTCTCCGACAATGTCGCGGCCAACGACACGCTGGGCTGCCGGCCGCATCTGGTGCTGCCGGCGCTCGCCTGGGGCGAGAAGGACGGCACCGTCACCAATTCCGAGCGGCGCATCTCGCGCCAGCGCGCCTTCCTGTCGCCGCCGGGCGAGGCGAAGGCGGACTGGTGGGCCATCGCGCAGGTCGGCAAGCGGCTGGGCCATGCCGCCGCCTTCAAATGGCGCTCCGCTGCCGAGGTGTTTCGCGAGCATGCCGCGCTCTCCGCCTTTGAGAATGGCGGCACGCGCGATTTCGACCTGTCGGGCCTTGCCGGCCTCGACGATGCGGCGTTCGACGCCCTCGCGCCGGTGCAGTGGCCGGTGCGCGGGGCGGGGGAGAGCAAGCGCTTCTTCGCCGAGGGCGGCTTCTATACGTCCGACCGCAAGGCGTGTTTCGTGCCGCCCCGGCGTCCCGAACTGGCGCGGGCGACGAGCGAGGCCTATCCGTTCCTCCTCAACACCGGCCGCATCCGCGACCAGTGGCACACCATGACCCGTAGCGGTCTCAGCCCTCGGCTCGGCGCGCATCTGCCGGTGCCCTTCGCCGAGATCAATGCGGAGGACGCCGCACGTCTCGGCATTACGGACGGGGCGATGGTGCGGGTGGCGTCGGCGCATGGCGCGCTGGCGGTGGAGGCGCGCCTCGCCGCCGGCCAGCCGCGTGGCACCGTCTTCGTGCCGATCCACTGGAGCGAGGCGACCTCCTCCTGCGGCCGTCTCGGCGCGCTGGTCGCGGGCGATACCGATCCTGCCTCCGGCCAGCCGGAGGCGAAGGCGACACCAGTGACCCTCGTGCCTGTCGAGATGCCGTTCCGCGGCTTCGTGCTGTCGCGGCAGGCGATGACGCCGCCGCCGGCGCAATGGTGGGCGCGCGCCACGCTCGACGGCGCCATCGCCTACATCCTCGCCGATGACCGCCCGCCGCAGGACTGGCTGCACGCATGGCTAGGGGACGAGACAGGGGCGGTGCGTCTCGACGATGCCGGCGCCGGGCGCTACCGCTTCGCTGATTTCGACGAGGCCGGCCGCATCCGCCTCGTGGCCTTCGTCGAGCGCTCGGACCGTCGTCTCGACTGGTCCGGCGCGCTGTCGTGGTTCGCCGACGAGGAGCGGGATATTGCCCGGCGCGGTCAGGTGCTCTCGGGCCGGGCGGAGAGCGGCGGCGCCTGCGGCCCGGTCATCTGCGCCTGCCACGGCGTGGCGCAGGACAGCATCGAGGCCTTCATCGCCGGCAATCCGGCGGCGGGGCTCGCCGGCATCGGCGCGGCGCTGAAGGCCGGCACCAATTGCGGCTCCTGCATCCCGGAACTGCGGCGCCTGCTGGCGCGCACCGAGCCGGCGCTCGGCTAG